From the Euphorbia lathyris chromosome 6, ddEupLath1.1, whole genome shotgun sequence genome, one window contains:
- the LOC136232562 gene encoding uncharacterized protein isoform X1, translating to MQFVEDKENKKLKRLRSFENDMPVTDNTTPHHFDDCSLFPIEEIIQTPLPGYSAPTSISFSPDDTLVTYLFSPDQNLSRKVFAFDLKTNKQELIFSPPDGGLDESNISPEEKLRRERSRERGLGVTRYEWVKTSSKKKTIMVPLPTGIYFQELHSSKPELILPISPSSPIIDPHLSPDGTMLAYVEDSELHVLNFFSDEIKQLTFGANGNILTHGLAEYIAQEEMDRKNGYWWSLDSKFIAFTEVDSSEIPLFRIMHQGKNSVGLEAQEDHAYPFAGASNVKVRLGVVSVTGGPITWLDLVCGGTKEPDNEEEYLARVNWMHGDILVAQLLNRSHSKLKIVKFDIKTGQRKVIMVEEQETWVNLHDCFTPLDKGVAKHSGGFIWASEKTGFRHLYLHDANGTCLGPITEGEWMVEQIAGVNEASGLIYFTATLDGPLESNLYCTKLCPDSSQTLLGPVRLTHGKGKHAVILDHHMQSFIDIHDSLDVPPRVLLCSLNHGSIIMPLYEQPGTIPRIKKLQLDPPQIVQVQANDGTILYGALYKPNAAKFGPPPYKTLVSVYGGPSVQCVSDSWINTVDMRAQYLRSKGILVWKLDNRGSARRGLKFEGALKYKSGSIDADDQLSGAEWLIKQGLAKHGHIGLYGWSYGGYMSAITLARFPDVFRCAVAGAPVTSWDGYDTFYTEKYMGLPSQNPTGYEHSSVMHHVHKLKGKLLLVHGMIDENVHFRHTARLVNALGAAGKPYELLIFPDERHMPRRHSDRVYMEERIWEFIERSL from the exons ATGCAATTTGTTGAGGATAAGGAGAACAAGAAATTGAAACGTTTGAGATCATTCGAAAACGACATGCCTGTGACTGACAATACTACTCCGCATCATTTTGATGACTGTAGTCTTTTTCCTATTGAAGAGATTATACAGACTCCATTGCCAGGATATAGTGCTCCTACTTCAATTAGTTTCAGCCCTGATGATACTTTAGTAACTTACTTGTTTAGTCCAGATCAAAATTTGAGTAGAAAGGTTTTCGCATTTGATCTCAAGACTAACAAGCAAGAACTAATTTTTTCTCCTCCTGATGGTGGACTTGATGAGAGTAATATTTCTCCGGAAGAGAAGTTGAGACGAGAGAGGTCTAGGGAACGTGGACTGGGAGTGACTCGGTATGAATGGGTCAAGACAAGCTCAAAGAAGAAGACAATTATGGTGCCATTGCCAACAGGG ATTTATTTTCAGGAACTGCACTCATCAAAACCAGAGCTCATACTTCCAATCTCACCATCTTCACCAATTATTGATCCACATCTATCCCCTGATGGTACCATGCTTGCATATGTGGAGGATAGTGAGCTGCATGTTCTGAATTTCTTCTCTGATGAAATAAAACAGTTAACATTTGGTGCCAACGGAAATATACTG ACTCATGGCCTTGCTGAATATATAGCTCAG GAGGAAATGGATAGGAAGAACGGATATTGGTGGTCACTTGACAGCAAATTCATTGCATTCACAGAAGTTGACTCGTCTGAAATTCCTCTTTTCAGAATTATGCACCAAGGTAAAAACTCTGTTGGTTTAGAGGCACAAGAAGACCATGCTTATCCATTTGCAGGAGCTTCAAATGTCAAAGTTCGCCTTGGGGTAGTTTCTGTTACCGGTGGTCCTATAACCTGGTTGGATCTTGTATGTGGAGGCACAAAAGAACCAGATAATGAGGAGGAATACTTGGCTAGAGTGAACTGGATGCATGGAGATATACTCGTGGCTCAGCTTCTGAACAGGTCTCACTCCAAATTAAAGATCGTGAAGTTTGATATCAAGACCGGTCAAAGAAAAGTTATAATGGTAGAAGAACAAGAAACATGGGTTAACTTGCACGACTGCTTCACTCCTTTAGATAAAGGTGTCGCTAAGCACTCTGGAGGGTTTATTTGGGCGAGTGAAAAAACCGGATTTAGACATTTATATCTACATGATGCTAATGGAACATGTTTGGGTCCTATAACTGAAGGTGAGTGGATGGTTGAGCAAATTGCTGGTGTTAATGAGGCCTCAGGCCTTATATATTTTACTGCAACTTTAGATGGTCCTCTCGAATCGAACCTTTACTGTACAAAACTATGCCCCGATTCCAGCCAAACCTTGCTGGGACCAGTGAGATTAACACATGGTAAGGGAAAACATGCGGTTATACTTGATCACCACATGCAGAGTTTCATTGATATTCATGATTCCCTTGATGTTCCCCCTAGGGTTTTGCTTTGCTCCTTGAATCACGGAAGCATAATCATGCCTCTGTATGAACAGCCAGGCACCATTCCACGAATTAAAAAGCTTCAACTTGATCCCCCGCAAATAGTTCAGGTACAAGCAAATGATGGAACTATACTATATGGTGCTTTATATAAGCCTAATGCAGCAAAATTTGGACCCCCGCCGTATAAAACCTTGGTCAGTGTGTATGGTGGCCCTTCTGTACAATGTGTTTCTGATTCATGGATAAATACTGTCGACATGAGGGCTCAATATCTACGGAGCAAAGGCATTCTAGTATGGAAG TTGGACAACCGAGGGAGTGCTCGGCGAGGGCTGAAGTTTGAAGGCGCTCTCAAATACAAGTCCGGCAGTATTGATGCTGATGATCAGCTCTCTGGAGCTGAATGGCTCATCAAACAAGGGCTAGCAAAACATGGCCATATCGGGTTGTACGGATGGAGCTATGGTGGGTACATGTCAGCTATAACATTGGCTAGGTTTCCTGATGTATTCCGTTGTGCTGTTGCCGGTGCACCAGTGACCTCATGGGACGGGTACGACACATTTTATACCGAGAAGTACATGGGATTGCCTTCCCAGAATCCAACCGGCTACGAGCATAGCTCGGTGATGCATCATGTCCACAAGTTAAAAGGAAAGTTATTGTTGGTTCATGGCATGATCGATGAAAACGTGCATTTCAGGCACACTGCAAGGCTCGTCAATGCACTAGGGGCTGCCGGAAAGCCGTACGAGCTGCTAATTTTCCCGGATGAACGGCACATGCCGCGGCGGCATAGCGACCGAGTTTATATGGAGGAAAGAATTTGGGAATTCATTGAGAGGAGTTTATGA
- the LOC136232562 gene encoding uncharacterized protein isoform X2, translating into MNGSRQAQRRRQLWCHCQQGFVHSYLIYFQELHSSKPELILPISPSSPIIDPHLSPDGTMLAYVEDSELHVLNFFSDEIKQLTFGANGNILTHGLAEYIAQEEMDRKNGYWWSLDSKFIAFTEVDSSEIPLFRIMHQGKNSVGLEAQEDHAYPFAGASNVKVRLGVVSVTGGPITWLDLVCGGTKEPDNEEEYLARVNWMHGDILVAQLLNRSHSKLKIVKFDIKTGQRKVIMVEEQETWVNLHDCFTPLDKGVAKHSGGFIWASEKTGFRHLYLHDANGTCLGPITEGEWMVEQIAGVNEASGLIYFTATLDGPLESNLYCTKLCPDSSQTLLGPVRLTHGKGKHAVILDHHMQSFIDIHDSLDVPPRVLLCSLNHGSIIMPLYEQPGTIPRIKKLQLDPPQIVQVQANDGTILYGALYKPNAAKFGPPPYKTLVSVYGGPSVQCVSDSWINTVDMRAQYLRSKGILVWKLDNRGSARRGLKFEGALKYKSGSIDADDQLSGAEWLIKQGLAKHGHIGLYGWSYGGYMSAITLARFPDVFRCAVAGAPVTSWDGYDTFYTEKYMGLPSQNPTGYEHSSVMHHVHKLKGKLLLVHGMIDENVHFRHTARLVNALGAAGKPYELLIFPDERHMPRRHSDRVYMEERIWEFIERSL; encoded by the exons ATGAATGGGTCAAGACAAGCTCAAAGAAGAAGACAATTATGGTGCCATTGCCAACAGGGGTTTGTTCACTCATATCTT ATTTATTTTCAGGAACTGCACTCATCAAAACCAGAGCTCATACTTCCAATCTCACCATCTTCACCAATTATTGATCCACATCTATCCCCTGATGGTACCATGCTTGCATATGTGGAGGATAGTGAGCTGCATGTTCTGAATTTCTTCTCTGATGAAATAAAACAGTTAACATTTGGTGCCAACGGAAATATACTG ACTCATGGCCTTGCTGAATATATAGCTCAG GAGGAAATGGATAGGAAGAACGGATATTGGTGGTCACTTGACAGCAAATTCATTGCATTCACAGAAGTTGACTCGTCTGAAATTCCTCTTTTCAGAATTATGCACCAAGGTAAAAACTCTGTTGGTTTAGAGGCACAAGAAGACCATGCTTATCCATTTGCAGGAGCTTCAAATGTCAAAGTTCGCCTTGGGGTAGTTTCTGTTACCGGTGGTCCTATAACCTGGTTGGATCTTGTATGTGGAGGCACAAAAGAACCAGATAATGAGGAGGAATACTTGGCTAGAGTGAACTGGATGCATGGAGATATACTCGTGGCTCAGCTTCTGAACAGGTCTCACTCCAAATTAAAGATCGTGAAGTTTGATATCAAGACCGGTCAAAGAAAAGTTATAATGGTAGAAGAACAAGAAACATGGGTTAACTTGCACGACTGCTTCACTCCTTTAGATAAAGGTGTCGCTAAGCACTCTGGAGGGTTTATTTGGGCGAGTGAAAAAACCGGATTTAGACATTTATATCTACATGATGCTAATGGAACATGTTTGGGTCCTATAACTGAAGGTGAGTGGATGGTTGAGCAAATTGCTGGTGTTAATGAGGCCTCAGGCCTTATATATTTTACTGCAACTTTAGATGGTCCTCTCGAATCGAACCTTTACTGTACAAAACTATGCCCCGATTCCAGCCAAACCTTGCTGGGACCAGTGAGATTAACACATGGTAAGGGAAAACATGCGGTTATACTTGATCACCACATGCAGAGTTTCATTGATATTCATGATTCCCTTGATGTTCCCCCTAGGGTTTTGCTTTGCTCCTTGAATCACGGAAGCATAATCATGCCTCTGTATGAACAGCCAGGCACCATTCCACGAATTAAAAAGCTTCAACTTGATCCCCCGCAAATAGTTCAGGTACAAGCAAATGATGGAACTATACTATATGGTGCTTTATATAAGCCTAATGCAGCAAAATTTGGACCCCCGCCGTATAAAACCTTGGTCAGTGTGTATGGTGGCCCTTCTGTACAATGTGTTTCTGATTCATGGATAAATACTGTCGACATGAGGGCTCAATATCTACGGAGCAAAGGCATTCTAGTATGGAAG TTGGACAACCGAGGGAGTGCTCGGCGAGGGCTGAAGTTTGAAGGCGCTCTCAAATACAAGTCCGGCAGTATTGATGCTGATGATCAGCTCTCTGGAGCTGAATGGCTCATCAAACAAGGGCTAGCAAAACATGGCCATATCGGGTTGTACGGATGGAGCTATGGTGGGTACATGTCAGCTATAACATTGGCTAGGTTTCCTGATGTATTCCGTTGTGCTGTTGCCGGTGCACCAGTGACCTCATGGGACGGGTACGACACATTTTATACCGAGAAGTACATGGGATTGCCTTCCCAGAATCCAACCGGCTACGAGCATAGCTCGGTGATGCATCATGTCCACAAGTTAAAAGGAAAGTTATTGTTGGTTCATGGCATGATCGATGAAAACGTGCATTTCAGGCACACTGCAAGGCTCGTCAATGCACTAGGGGCTGCCGGAAAGCCGTACGAGCTGCTAATTTTCCCGGATGAACGGCACATGCCGCGGCGGCATAGCGACCGAGTTTATATGGAGGAAAGAATTTGGGAATTCATTGAGAGGAGTTTATGA